From the Syntrophomonadaceae bacterium genome, one window contains:
- a CDS encoding acetaldehyde dehydrogenase (acetylating): protein MKLKGRIRVAIIGPGNIGTDLMYKVLRSKNLKLDLVAGVVENSEGLALARKEGVPVTSGGIGPILENQEIKIVFDATGAKAHFIHAPMLAAAGKIAIDLTPAAVGPYVVPAVNIEDHLNSPNINLITCGGQATIPIVYAINKAAGVLYAEIVATISSKSAGPGTRQNIDEFTKTTAAGLVKIGGAQRGKAIIILNPADPPILMRNTIYTLVRENSAAEIKKAVDDMVALIQEYVPGYRLKMPPLIEGNKVTTMIEVKGAGDYLPEYSGNLDIITAAAVSVAEKLAVNLLQQSGGEVVA from the coding sequence ATGAAGCTTAAGGGCAGGATTCGCGTTGCAATAATTGGCCCTGGTAACATCGGCACAGATCTGATGTATAAAGTTTTGCGCAGTAAAAATCTAAAATTAGATCTGGTGGCCGGAGTAGTTGAGAATTCTGAAGGGCTGGCTTTGGCCCGGAAGGAGGGAGTGCCGGTTACTTCTGGTGGTATCGGACCAATTCTTGAAAATCAAGAAATAAAAATCGTATTTGACGCAACAGGCGCAAAGGCCCATTTTATCCACGCTCCAATGCTCGCAGCTGCTGGTAAAATTGCCATTGACCTTACCCCGGCTGCGGTTGGCCCTTATGTTGTGCCAGCTGTTAATATTGAAGATCATCTCAATAGTCCGAATATCAACCTGATTACCTGCGGGGGGCAGGCAACCATCCCTATTGTATACGCGATCAATAAGGCGGCAGGTGTTTTGTATGCAGAGATAGTTGCTACTATCAGCAGCAAGAGCGCCGGGCCTGGAACCAGGCAAAACATTGACGAGTTTACAAAAACCACTGCTGCCGGTCTGGTAAAAATCGGCGGGGCTCAAAGGGGAAAGGCAATCATTATTTTGAATCCTGCCGATCCCCCAATTTTGATGCGCAACACCATTTACACCCTGGTCCGCGAAAACAGTGCCGCCGAGATCAAAAAAGCGGTAGATGACATGGTAGCTCTGATTCAGGAATATGTGCCGGGGTACCGGCTAAAAATGCCACCGTTAATCGAAGGTAATAAGGTTACTACAATGATCGAAGTCAAGGGTGCCGGAGATTACTTGCCCGAATATTCAGGCAATCTAGATATCATTACGGCTGCGGCAGTTAGTGTGGCTGAGAAACTAGCTGTGAATCTTCTTCAACAGTCAGGGGGTGAGGTTGTTGCCTGA
- a CDS encoding IclR family transcriptional regulator, which translates to MHKSYEVPAIARAFDVLEYLFRKKEATFTSIHVELGLPKSSAYNILATLEARGYIRRLGQEGNYGLGLRLFELGNVAAARIDIRKEALPFLRELAAKTNQTCHLGVLDETEGVYMEKVESTRPVIMNSWLGKRLSLHSTSIGKTLLAWQNPVKLEQILNKIVLHRYTDKTITEPEELRKHLQIVKEQGYALDNEENEPEIRCVAGPVWDISRGVIAAISISGLTTQMTDERLPELVTELKDATQRLSHYFGSSSRF; encoded by the coding sequence ATGCACAAATCCTACGAGGTCCCGGCAATAGCAAGGGCTTTTGACGTTCTGGAGTACTTATTTCGGAAAAAGGAAGCGACTTTTACCAGTATTCATGTTGAATTGGGCCTGCCCAAAAGCAGTGCTTACAATATTCTTGCTACTTTGGAAGCCCGCGGGTATATCAGGCGTTTAGGACAAGAAGGGAATTACGGGTTAGGACTAAGGCTTTTTGAACTTGGTAATGTTGCGGCGGCCAGGATAGATATTCGTAAGGAGGCTCTTCCATTTCTGAGAGAATTAGCTGCAAAGACAAATCAGACCTGTCATCTCGGTGTCTTAGACGAAACAGAAGGGGTCTATATGGAAAAAGTAGAGAGCACCCGTCCGGTAATTATGAATTCCTGGCTGGGAAAGAGGCTTTCTTTGCACAGCACTTCAATTGGCAAGACTCTCTTGGCATGGCAAAACCCGGTTAAGCTGGAGCAGATTCTAAACAAAATAGTATTGCATCGATATACGGATAAAACCATAACTGAGCCGGAAGAGCTTAGAAAGCACTTGCAAATAGTCAAGGAACAGGGTTACGCATTGGATAATGAAGAGAATGAACCGGAAATCCGGTGCGTAGCTGGCCCGGTTTGGGATATAAGCAGAGGAGTTATTGCTGCAATAAGTATATCTGGACTCACAACCCAGATGACCGATGAACGCCTGCCGGAATTGGTTACCGAGCTAAAAGATGCAACACAAAGATTGTCTCATTACTTTGGGAGCAGCTCGAGATTCTAA
- the dmpG gene encoding 4-hydroxy-2-oxovalerate aldolase, protein MRLLPERIQIIDMTLRDGSHSFDHQYTPAQMAAISKGLDEAGVDYIEIGHGDGLGASSLQYGLSAATDAEYLQAVSAVVERAKIGVLLLPGIGLKEDLEMAKGYGVRAAKIACLVTEVDIGQQHIELAKSLGLEAIGFMMMSHLIEPEQVAIKAKLFADYGADIVYVVDSAGALLPADVKARITRTRELVNIPVGFHAHNNLGCAVGNALAAVEAGATYIDVALCGLGAGAGNAQSEAVVAALMKMGYKTGVDLYKISDVAQDIARPMLRRPQEIDRAALMLGYSGVYSSFLLHTYRAAEKFGVDARDILVELGRRKTVGGQEDMIVDVAFELSQKP, encoded by the coding sequence GTGAGGTTGTTGCCTGAAAGGATACAAATAATTGATATGACCTTAAGAGATGGCAGCCATTCCTTTGACCATCAGTATACTCCTGCTCAAATGGCAGCAATATCAAAAGGCTTGGATGAAGCAGGTGTAGATTATATCGAGATCGGCCATGGAGACGGATTGGGAGCTTCATCACTTCAATATGGCTTGTCAGCGGCTACAGATGCGGAATACTTGCAAGCGGTTTCTGCCGTAGTAGAGCGGGCAAAAATAGGTGTCCTTTTACTGCCTGGAATTGGACTTAAGGAAGACTTGGAGATGGCTAAGGGTTATGGGGTGCGGGCAGCAAAAATTGCCTGCTTGGTGACAGAAGTTGATATTGGACAGCAGCATATCGAGCTTGCAAAGAGTCTGGGTTTAGAGGCTATCGGCTTTATGATGATGTCCCACCTGATCGAACCAGAGCAGGTTGCGATTAAGGCCAAGCTCTTTGCAGATTATGGGGCGGATATTGTATATGTGGTGGATTCAGCTGGTGCCCTGCTGCCTGCTGATGTAAAAGCCAGAATAACCAGAACTAGAGAATTGGTTAATATTCCGGTGGGATTTCATGCCCACAACAATTTGGGTTGTGCTGTGGGTAATGCCTTGGCTGCGGTTGAAGCTGGAGCAACGTATATTGATGTAGCTCTTTGCGGTTTGGGTGCTGGTGCCGGCAATGCCCAGTCCGAGGCGGTAGTTGCCGCTTTGATGAAAATGGGATACAAGACAGGTGTAGATCTATATAAGATCAGTGATGTTGCTCAGGACATTGCACGCCCAATGCTGCGGCGCCCCCAAGAAATTGATCGGGCGGCATTAATGCTTGGATATTCTGGGGTATATTCCAGTTTTCTGTTGCATACTTACCGGGCAGCAGAAAAATTTGGTGTTGACGCCAGGGATATTCTGGTGGAATTAGGGCGGCGTAAAACTGTTGGCGGCCAAGAGGATATGATTGTCGATGTAGCCTTTGAACTGAGCCAAAAACCTTAA